The following proteins are encoded in a genomic region of Entelurus aequoreus isolate RoL-2023_Sb linkage group LG01, RoL_Eaeq_v1.1, whole genome shotgun sequence:
- the thoc7 gene encoding THO complex subunit 7 homolog — MGAVTDDEIIRTRLLIDGDGAGDDRRINLLLKTFTKWCNSTGSPEESFTQYQRMLGTLTQCEFSMGKTLMVYDMNLKEMENYETIYSNIEENITSAHEKIAECKKEIQRAKRVRKNRQEYDALAKVIEHHPDRHETLKQLEALDKELQRLSNTKENVDAKLELRKKQFHVLLSTIQELQQTLETDEKCDTDDSQQSPTESGE; from the exons ATGGGGGCTGTTACAGACG atgaAATCATTCGAACTCGTCTTCTTATCGACGGCGACGGAGCCGGAGACGATAGGAGAATCAATTTGCTGCTCAAAACCTTCACTAAATGGTGCAACTCCACTGGGAGCCCCGAAGAAAG CTTCACACAGTACCAGAGGATGCTTGGCACGTTGACACAATGTGAATTCTCCATGGGGAAGACCCTCATGGTCTATGATATGAATCTTAAAGAAATGGAGAATTACGAGACAATATACTCCAATATAG AAGAAAACATAACATCTGCACATGAGAAGATAGCAGAGTGTAAAAAAGAAATCCAGAGAGCCAAGAGAGTAAGAAAGAACCGCCAAG AGTATGATGCTCTGGCAAAGGTAATTGAGCATCACCCTGATCGCCATGAAACACTCAA ACAGCTGGAGGCTCTTGACAAAGAACTCCAGCGGCTGTCAAACACCAAGGAAAATGTGGATGCAAAG TTGGAACTACGGAAAAAGCAGTTCCATGTGCTCCTCAGTACCATACAGGAACTACAGCAGACCCTTGAAA CTGATGAAAAATGTGACACTGATGACAGTCAGCAGAGCCCGACCGAGAGCGGCGAGTGA